A genomic stretch from Aminobacter aminovorans includes:
- the flbT gene encoding flagellar biosynthesis repressor FlbT has protein sequence MKNTLKISLKANEKIYINGAVVRADRKVSLELLNDVQFLLESHVLQPEQASTPLRQLYFILQVMLVDPIGAVQARDMFRRSLPLLLATFDNAEILSSLKHVDRLVAEDHVYEALKTIRSLYPLEQRIIAGNDSQPVERAVAAGGKF, from the coding sequence ATGAAAAACACCCTGAAGATATCGCTGAAGGCCAACGAGAAAATCTACATCAATGGTGCCGTCGTGCGTGCCGACCGCAAGGTCTCGCTCGAGCTGCTCAACGATGTGCAATTCCTGCTCGAAAGCCACGTGCTGCAGCCAGAGCAGGCTTCGACGCCGCTGCGCCAGCTCTACTTCATCCTGCAGGTGATGCTGGTCGACCCGATCGGCGCAGTCCAGGCGCGCGACATGTTCCGCCGCTCGCTGCCGCTGCTGCTCGCGACCTTCGACAATGCCGAGATCCTGTCGAGCCTCAAGCATGTCGACCGCCTCGTTGCCGAAGACCACGTCTACGAAGCACTGAAGACCATCCGTTCTCTCTACCCACTCGAGCAGCGCATCATCGCCGGCAACGATTCCCAGCCCGTCGAACGCGCCGTCGCAGCCGGAGGCAAATTCTGA
- the flaF gene encoding flagellar biosynthesis regulator FlaF, which yields MYQFSYADIQTDSVADARDRERQLLSRSIDMLTKASEAGANSNEAIAALNFTNRVWTSLMDDLGNPENALPKELRANLISIGLWLLRESEDIRQGRADSFEGLIEVSQIIRDGIQ from the coding sequence ATGTATCAATTCTCCTATGCCGACATTCAGACCGACTCCGTCGCCGATGCGCGGGATCGCGAACGTCAGCTTCTCAGCCGCTCGATCGACATGCTGACCAAGGCCAGCGAAGCCGGAGCCAACTCCAACGAGGCGATCGCCGCGCTGAACTTCACCAACCGCGTCTGGACCTCGCTGATGGACGATCTCGGCAATCCCGAGAACGCACTGCCCAAGGAACTGCGAGCCAATCTCATCTCGATCGGCCTGTGGCTGCTGCGTGAATCCGAAGACATCCGCCAGGGCCGCGCCGACAGTTTCGAAGGCCTGATCGAGGTTTCGCAGATCATCCGCGACGGCATCCAATGA
- a CDS encoding flagellar hook-associated family protein codes for MKATFVSSSAVTNALRYSMMRQQSELIKAQKEATTGFVADIGLSLGARAAQSATLHRDHSRLEGIVDSNGLVSSRLSATQKSLNEVGKAAQTFLASLTSSSSGDAAYALTQKAARGTLDTLTSVLNTSLNGEYLFAGTNTDVKPINEFKAGSPAKAAFDAAFQTHFGFTQNDPAAQSISATQMNTFMTSVVEPMFLGAGWQANFSNATDQGITSRITLNETTESSVSANNVGIRKVAMAAAMVSDLLDSNVGAAARGALVTRAVSIIGTAISDIGQLESQTGIIEQRVTNATDRIKMQMDLFERHIINTEGVNPEKAATRVSDLISMIEKSYALTARIQKLSLMNYL; via the coding sequence ATGAAAGCAACATTCGTCTCCTCCTCCGCGGTCACCAACGCCCTGCGCTACTCGATGATGCGCCAGCAGTCGGAGCTCATCAAGGCGCAGAAGGAAGCGACCACCGGCTTCGTCGCCGACATCGGCCTGTCCCTTGGCGCCCGCGCCGCTCAGTCGGCCACGCTCCACCGCGACCACTCGCGGCTGGAAGGCATCGTCGATTCGAACGGCCTGGTGTCGTCGCGCCTGTCGGCGACGCAGAAGTCGCTCAACGAGGTCGGCAAGGCAGCCCAGACCTTCCTCGCCAGCCTGACCAGCAGCTCTTCCGGCGATGCCGCCTATGCGCTGACGCAGAAGGCTGCGCGCGGCACGCTCGACACGCTGACCTCGGTGCTCAACACCAGCCTCAACGGCGAATACCTGTTCGCCGGAACCAACACCGACGTCAAGCCGATCAACGAATTCAAGGCCGGCTCGCCGGCCAAGGCGGCCTTCGACGCCGCCTTCCAGACGCATTTCGGCTTCACCCAGAACGATCCGGCGGCGCAGTCCATCTCGGCCACCCAGATGAATACCTTCATGACCTCGGTCGTCGAACCGATGTTCCTCGGCGCCGGCTGGCAGGCAAACTTCTCCAACGCCACCGACCAAGGCATCACCAGCCGCATCACGCTCAACGAGACCACCGAATCCTCGGTCAGCGCCAACAATGTCGGCATTCGCAAGGTTGCCATGGCTGCCGCAATGGTCAGCGACCTGCTCGATTCAAATGTCGGTGCTGCTGCGCGCGGCGCGCTCGTCACCCGCGCGGTCTCGATCATCGGCACCGCCATCAGCGACATCGGCCAGCTTGAATCGCAGACCGGCATCATCGAGCAGCGCGTCACCAACGCCACCGACCGCATCAAGATGCAGATGGACCTGTTCGAGCGCCACATTATCAACACCGAGGGCGTCAACCCCGAGAAGGCGGCGACGCGCGTCAGCGACCTGATCTCGATGATCGAGAAATCCTACGCATTGACGGCACGCATCCAGAAGCTCAGCCTGATGAACTACCTCTGA
- the flgK gene encoding flagellar hook-associated protein FlgK yields the protein MSLSSAISIAQSALRNTSRQTSTVSRNVADASNPDYVRRTAVLASTGPGARVVEIQRATNELLFRQNLSALADFTGQNTLLEGLQKLSLDVNGSENKTSVATVLGKFQQALQLYAAAPSNQNLGTAAIDAARQVVRSLNDGSDAIQRIRTETDGEIATTVDDLNRLLADFEQANKAIIQGTRAGRDVNDSLDQRDAILKKISEIVPISTFRRGDNDMVITTGDGTTLFETIPRTVSFAPLAGYSAGVTGNKILIDGVPLQPGIGANTDAGGKLAALIQVRDSVATTMQAQLDEMARGLITAFSETAPALADQAGLFTWSGGPAVPPAGVLVDGLARSIKINPAVDPEVGGNPKLLRDGGINGAAYVKNPAGNASYADLLISYGNRIDQTMAFDPAAGIATNSSLSTFTTNSIGWFEAMRKQASTAAETKEALAVRTAEALSNETAVNVDVEMSLMLELEHAYQASARLMKAVDDMLAALLAAVR from the coding sequence ATGTCGCTGTCGTCTGCCATTAGCATAGCCCAATCTGCGCTTCGCAACACGTCGCGCCAGACAAGCACTGTTTCCCGCAACGTCGCGGATGCATCAAATCCTGACTACGTGCGTCGCACGGCGGTGCTCGCCAGCACCGGCCCCGGGGCGCGCGTGGTCGAAATCCAGCGTGCAACCAACGAACTGCTGTTCCGCCAGAACCTCTCTGCTCTGGCCGACTTTACCGGCCAGAACACGCTTCTCGAAGGGCTGCAGAAGCTGTCGCTGGACGTCAACGGCTCGGAAAACAAGACTTCAGTCGCGACAGTGCTCGGCAAGTTCCAGCAGGCGCTGCAGCTATATGCGGCAGCCCCTTCGAACCAGAACCTCGGCACTGCGGCGATCGACGCCGCCCGCCAGGTGGTGCGTTCGCTCAACGACGGCAGCGACGCCATCCAGCGCATCCGTACCGAGACCGACGGCGAAATCGCCACCACCGTTGACGACCTCAACCGGCTGCTCGCCGATTTCGAGCAGGCCAACAAGGCGATCATCCAGGGCACCCGCGCCGGACGCGATGTCAACGATTCCCTCGACCAGCGCGATGCCATCCTGAAGAAGATCTCCGAGATCGTGCCGATCTCGACCTTCAGGCGAGGCGACAACGACATGGTCATCACCACAGGTGATGGCACGACCTTGTTCGAGACCATCCCGCGCACGGTCAGCTTCGCTCCGCTCGCCGGCTACTCCGCCGGTGTCACCGGCAACAAGATCCTGATCGACGGCGTGCCGCTCCAGCCCGGCATCGGCGCCAACACCGACGCCGGCGGCAAGCTCGCCGCCCTGATCCAGGTCCGCGACAGCGTTGCCACCACGATGCAGGCGCAGCTCGACGAGATGGCGCGTGGACTGATCACCGCCTTCTCCGAAACCGCGCCCGCGCTCGCCGACCAGGCCGGCTTGTTCACCTGGTCGGGTGGCCCGGCTGTTCCGCCGGCCGGCGTGCTGGTCGACGGCCTGGCGCGCTCGATCAAGATCAATCCCGCGGTCGACCCGGAAGTCGGCGGCAACCCCAAGCTGCTGCGCGACGGGGGCATCAATGGTGCCGCCTATGTCAAGAACCCCGCCGGCAACGCCTCCTATGCCGACCTGCTGATCTCCTACGGCAACCGCATCGACCAGACGATGGCCTTTGATCCGGCCGCCGGCATCGCCACCAATTCGAGCCTCAGCACCTTCACCACCAACTCGATCGGCTGGTTCGAGGCCATGCGCAAGCAAGCCTCCACTGCTGCCGAGACCAAGGAAGCGCTGGCCGTCCGGACGGCGGAAGCGCTTTCCAACGAAACCGCTGTCAACGTCGACGTCGAGATGTCGCTGATGCTCGAACTCGAACACGCCTACCAGGCCTCGGCACGGCTCATGAAAGCCGTCGACGACATGCTGGCGGCACTCCTGGCAGCGGTGAGATAG
- a CDS encoding flagellar hook protein FlgE: MSLYGMMRTGVSGMNAQANRLSTVADNIANSSTTGYKRAYTEFSSLVLPSTPGAYNSGGVTTKVLNAIAKDGTLQYTTSGTDLAVQGNGFFVVQDASGSPYLTRAGSFVPDGQGRLINAAGYQLMGYSYANGVPAATANGFDGLVPVQISSSELTALPTKNATFTANLQSDAAVVTGPLPSGNAAGATYTSKSSMVMYDNLGAKKIVDIYYTKTGANTWDVAVFDQSKAAPGTSFPYAAGGLLTSGSMTFDGTTGKLTSAGSLNFTVPNGAAVSLDISKMTQLASPYTVTKAVADGNGPSTIERVEIDTDGTMYAQYADGSMKPLYKIPLADVASPDRLNSLSGNVFRESADSGPVQIGFADSGGLGKMISGALENSNVDIAEELTAMIESQRNYTANSKVFQTGADLMDILVNLKR; the protein is encoded by the coding sequence ATGAGCCTTTACGGAATGATGCGAACCGGCGTTTCGGGCATGAATGCCCAGGCGAACCGGCTGTCGACGGTCGCCGACAACATCGCTAACTCGAGCACGACCGGCTACAAGCGCGCCTATACCGAATTCTCGTCGCTGGTCCTGCCCAGCACGCCCGGCGCCTACAATTCCGGCGGCGTCACCACCAAGGTGCTGAACGCCATCGCCAAGGACGGCACGCTTCAGTACACGACTTCGGGCACCGATCTCGCGGTCCAGGGCAACGGCTTCTTCGTCGTCCAGGATGCTTCCGGATCGCCCTACCTGACTCGGGCCGGCTCGTTCGTGCCCGACGGCCAGGGTCGCCTCATCAATGCCGCCGGCTACCAGCTGATGGGCTACAGCTACGCCAACGGCGTGCCTGCCGCTACCGCCAACGGCTTCGACGGTCTCGTTCCGGTCCAGATCTCAAGCTCCGAGCTCACGGCGCTGCCGACCAAGAACGCCACCTTCACGGCCAACCTGCAGAGCGACGCGGCCGTCGTAACCGGCCCGCTACCGAGCGGCAACGCCGCCGGCGCGACCTACACGTCCAAGTCGTCGATGGTCATGTATGACAATCTCGGCGCCAAGAAGATCGTCGACATCTACTACACCAAGACCGGTGCCAACACCTGGGACGTCGCCGTGTTCGACCAGTCCAAGGCGGCGCCCGGAACATCGTTCCCTTATGCCGCGGGCGGCCTGCTGACCAGCGGCTCCATGACTTTCGACGGTACCACCGGCAAGCTGACCAGCGCGGGCAGCCTCAACTTTACCGTACCAAACGGTGCGGCGGTGAGCCTCGACATCTCCAAGATGACGCAGCTTGCCTCGCCCTACACCGTGACCAAGGCTGTCGCCGACGGCAATGGCCCGAGCACCATCGAGCGCGTCGAGATCGACACCGACGGCACCATGTACGCCCAGTACGCTGACGGCTCGATGAAGCCCCTATACAAGATCCCGCTGGCCGACGTTGCGAGCCCCGATCGTCTGAACAGCCTTTCAGGCAACGTGTTCCGCGAAAGCGCCGACTCCGGACCGGTCCAGATCGGCTTTGCCGACTCCGGCGGCCTCGGCAAGATGATTTCGGGCGCGCTCGAAAACTCCAACGTCGACATCGCCGAGGAACTCACCGCGATGATCGAGTCCCAGCGTAATTACACTGCCAATTCCAAGGTCTTCCAAACCGGAGCGGACCTGATGGATATCCTCGTCAACCTGAAGAGATAG
- a CDS encoding response regulator transcription factor, with product MIVIVDERELVTNGYNSLFDREGVACAGFRSTEFGEWVTSAPDEDLRSVRAFLIGDCNEGSISPRQLRDRSKAPVIALSEQNNLENTLKLFESGVDDVIRKPVHIREILARISAIRRRAQEDTGFTQIGAMRIFMDGRDPEIDGQPMPLPRRERRILEYLASNSGRRVTKTQVFNAIYGVFDEEVEENVVESHISKLRKKLRERLGHDPIDSKRFLGYRLIV from the coding sequence ATGATCGTAATCGTGGATGAGCGAGAGCTCGTCACCAACGGATATAATTCACTCTTCGACAGGGAAGGCGTGGCGTGCGCGGGCTTCCGTTCGACCGAATTCGGCGAATGGGTCACCAGCGCTCCCGACGAGGACTTGCGCTCGGTTCGCGCCTTCCTCATCGGTGACTGCAACGAGGGCTCGATCTCGCCGCGCCAGCTGCGTGACCGCTCCAAGGCACCGGTGATCGCGCTCAGCGAACAGAACAATCTCGAAAACACGCTCAAGCTTTTCGAGTCGGGCGTGGACGACGTCATCCGCAAGCCGGTCCACATCCGCGAGATCCTCGCCCGCATCTCGGCCATCCGCCGCCGCGCCCAGGAAGACACCGGCTTCACCCAGATCGGTGCGATGCGCATCTTCATGGATGGACGCGACCCCGAGATCGACGGTCAACCGATGCCCTTGCCGCGCCGCGAGCGACGCATCCTTGAGTATTTGGCAAGCAACAGCGGCCGCCGGGTCACCAAGACCCAGGTCTTCAACGCGATTTACGGCGTCTTCGATGAAGAAGTCGAAGAAAACGTCGTCGAAAGCCACATCTCCAAGCTGCGCAAGAAGCTGCGCGAGCGTCTTGGCCACGACCCGATCGATTCGAAGCGTTTCCTCGGCTACCGGCTGATCGTCTGA
- a CDS encoding transglycosylase SLT domain-containing protein, with amino-acid sequence MATAAANPCEPEILRAADRYGVPVGILYAVGLTETGKKGSLQPNALNIEGKAVFARSEAEAIAAFETARGEGKTLIDLGCMQINHRYHAAEFRSVRDMLNPRLNVDYAARFLVSLHSRHESWSMAVARYHAGPNNDPAQKRYVCRVIANMVATGFGRWTENARTFCNP; translated from the coding sequence ATGGCCACGGCTGCGGCCAATCCGTGCGAGCCCGAGATCCTGCGTGCCGCCGACCGTTATGGCGTGCCTGTCGGCATTCTTTATGCCGTTGGCCTGACCGAGACCGGAAAGAAAGGCAGCCTGCAGCCTAACGCCTTGAACATAGAGGGAAAAGCTGTCTTCGCTCGAAGCGAGGCCGAAGCCATTGCCGCCTTCGAGACGGCCCGTGGCGAAGGCAAGACGCTGATCGACCTCGGCTGCATGCAGATCAATCACCGCTACCACGCCGCCGAGTTTCGCTCGGTGCGCGACATGCTCAACCCACGCCTCAATGTCGACTATGCCGCGCGCTTCCTCGTCAGCCTGCACTCACGCCACGAGTCCTGGTCGATGGCGGTTGCCCGTTACCATGCCGGCCCCAACAACGACCCCGCCCAGAAGCGCTACGTCTGTCGCGTCATCGCCAACATGGTCGCCACCGGCTTCGGCCGCTGGACTGAAAACGCCCGGACCTTCTGCAACCCATAG
- a CDS encoding flagellar hook-length control protein FliK gives MTDAISAALASPLTRHSSGHERNALANDDQPDFGQALASPHKGDPKSKGHAADHDAPRPKGLNKLAERLAARNALAETEGDTPRTGKTAEGETPELSEPQQPDTTAQEVKAEKTDEPALPLVLALSELRKAGAQPAKAGTADTTDVEAADAGKQPDAPGEVAETELAALVASGKSARSAATGSAPQAAAPATTPAVASASDAQQKSQPGVPEAGAAGDTAASADKQARPTPVRQAEQPAVGNIVTVMSEQSIPAPAGNGATGTAGALALDIASGAPRHVAAASSVQQLQNSSASTPGAQVLKIQLRPVELGMVTANLHLVGEQLSVEIEVENAEAYNRLSSDRDAINSALRGLGFDVDRVTILQPQSTTARGDGGPSSGFASRDQASAQSDGSGGEGANSGNGRQSGRAANDDGNSRNISSSNADRPGSSRYI, from the coding sequence ATGACCGACGCAATCAGCGCGGCACTGGCGAGCCCGCTCACCCGCCATTCATCGGGCCACGAGCGCAACGCCCTCGCCAACGACGACCAGCCCGATTTCGGCCAGGCCCTCGCTTCGCCCCACAAGGGTGATCCGAAATCGAAGGGCCATGCGGCCGACCATGATGCCCCGCGTCCCAAGGGCCTGAACAAGCTTGCCGAGCGCCTTGCCGCGCGCAACGCACTTGCCGAAACCGAGGGCGACACGCCCAGGACCGGCAAAACCGCAGAGGGCGAGACGCCTGAACTATCCGAGCCGCAGCAACCCGATACGACGGCACAGGAAGTCAAGGCAGAGAAGACCGACGAGCCTGCGTTGCCGCTGGTGCTTGCGCTGAGCGAGCTGCGCAAGGCGGGCGCTCAGCCGGCGAAAGCAGGTACCGCCGACACAACCGATGTCGAAGCCGCCGATGCCGGCAAACAGCCGGACGCACCGGGCGAAGTGGCCGAGACGGAACTCGCGGCACTCGTCGCCAGCGGCAAGTCAGCACGCTCGGCCGCTACCGGCTCCGCGCCACAAGCAGCGGCACCTGCTACGACACCCGCGGTGGCCTCCGCGTCGGATGCACAGCAGAAGTCACAGCCTGGAGTGCCGGAAGCGGGAGCTGCCGGCGACACCGCTGCAAGCGCCGACAAACAAGCGCGGCCTACGCCCGTCAGACAGGCCGAACAGCCTGCCGTCGGCAACATTGTCACCGTCATGTCGGAGCAGTCGATCCCGGCTCCGGCAGGCAATGGCGCCACCGGCACCGCGGGCGCACTGGCTCTCGACATCGCCTCCGGTGCTCCGCGCCATGTCGCAGCCGCGTCCTCGGTCCAGCAGCTCCAGAACAGCTCCGCCAGCACCCCCGGCGCACAGGTTCTCAAGATCCAGTTGCGCCCCGTCGAACTGGGCATGGTCACGGCTAATCTCCATCTCGTCGGAGAGCAACTATCGGTTGAGATCGAGGTTGAGAACGCGGAGGCCTATAACAGGCTTTCGTCTGACCGGGACGCGATCAACAGCGCCCTGCGCGGCCTCGGCTTCGATGTCGATCGCGTCACCATCCTGCAGCCCCAGTCGACGACCGCGCGCGGCGACGGCGGTCCCTCCTCCGGCTTCGCAAGCCGCGACCAGGCGTCCGCCCAGTCGGACGGATCGGGTGGTGAAGGGGCAAATTCCGGCAATGGACGTCAGAGTGGGAGAGCGGCAAATGATGACGGCAATTCACGCAACATCTCGTCGTCTAACGCTGATCGCCCTGGCAGCAGCCGCTATATCTAG
- a CDS encoding chemotaxis protein MotC codes for MRLAATFSGAALIALLVAGVPGRAVASEAPALAPYQLVRCLQLLQDRIASGDQASLPLQRRLLEMTDERMRTAEVDTFKDAKNFRALLIYAMSGGNPLTIEQVVSRLELEEADQKLAQGVIDYLRGKPKGTAEALASIDPLTQISELGAFLALVKGSVSIADQPEQAMKLFDQARLLSPGTLVEEAALRRSVALASRLDDGARFMRNSTQYVRNYLRSPYASQFADAFVAGVVTLHKSINLDTLADMTAMMEAEQEKVVYLRIARRAAIDGLTELSAFASAKADKGRDGAPGPVDPRAQLYSGLSSVTSGTAVDMLGKLGGIDRDKLSKGDRALLDAVEAVASELTSAVPATSASASQPIDISDLPPAPIDIAPPPADPMIPDSVEAPSPAPSAPAEAAAPTAPAAELPAGAAAPRVVPLTAQQPEPAEPEDPKITEARRTLESIDELLGGSPK; via the coding sequence ATGAGGCTCGCGGCGACCTTTTCCGGTGCCGCCCTTATCGCCCTGCTGGTTGCGGGCGTGCCCGGCCGCGCTGTCGCAAGCGAAGCGCCGGCGCTCGCGCCCTACCAGCTCGTGCGTTGTCTGCAGCTTTTGCAGGACCGCATCGCCTCCGGCGACCAGGCCTCGCTCCCGCTGCAGCGCCGGTTGCTCGAAATGACCGACGAACGCATGCGCACCGCCGAAGTCGATACGTTCAAGGATGCCAAGAATTTCCGTGCCCTGCTGATCTACGCGATGAGCGGCGGCAACCCGTTGACGATCGAGCAGGTGGTGTCGCGGCTCGAGCTTGAAGAAGCCGATCAGAAGCTGGCGCAAGGTGTCATCGACTATCTCCGAGGCAAACCCAAGGGCACGGCCGAGGCGCTCGCCTCGATCGACCCGCTGACGCAGATCTCCGAACTCGGCGCCTTCCTGGCGCTGGTCAAGGGTTCGGTCAGCATAGCCGACCAGCCCGAGCAGGCGATGAAGCTGTTCGACCAGGCCAGGCTGCTCAGCCCCGGCACGCTCGTAGAGGAAGCCGCTCTGCGCCGTTCGGTGGCACTTGCAAGCAGGCTCGACGACGGCGCTCGCTTCATGCGCAACTCGACGCAATATGTCCGCAACTACCTGCGCTCGCCCTATGCCAGCCAGTTCGCCGACGCATTCGTCGCCGGTGTCGTTACCCTGCACAAGTCGATCAATCTCGACACGCTCGCCGACATGACGGCGATGATGGAGGCCGAGCAGGAAAAGGTCGTTTACCTCCGCATTGCCCGCCGTGCCGCCATCGACGGCTTGACCGAGCTCTCGGCTTTTGCCTCCGCCAAGGCGGACAAGGGCCGCGATGGAGCACCTGGTCCCGTCGACCCGCGCGCCCAGCTCTATTCCGGCCTGTCTTCGGTCACCTCCGGCACCGCGGTCGACATGCTGGGCAAGCTCGGCGGCATCGATCGCGACAAGCTGTCCAAGGGCGACCGCGCCTTGCTGGACGCCGTCGAGGCGGTCGCCTCCGAACTTACTTCGGCCGTGCCGGCAACATCTGCCAGTGCGTCACAACCCATCGATATCAGCGACCTGCCGCCGGCGCCGATCGACATCGCGCCGCCGCCAGCGGATCCGATGATCCCCGACTCCGTCGAGGCGCCAAGCCCTGCGCCCTCTGCGCCCGCCGAAGCGGCTGCACCCACCGCTCCGGCTGCTGAGTTGCCGGCGGGCGCGGCAGCGCCCAGGGTCGTGCCACTGACCGCGCAACAGCCGGAACCAGCGGAACCGGAAGACCCCAAGATTACCGAAGCGCGCCGCACGCTTGAATCCATTGACGAACTGCTAGGAGGCTCCCCCAAATGA
- a CDS encoding MotB family protein, with translation MNGPDGPEPRHEIVIVRRAHSDHDDGHHGGAWKIAFADFMTAMMCFFLVMWLISAANEQTKAAVASYFNPVKLVDRNASRKGLEELGDGPNAVGLTAENPQEASAKAGSDGRGNAGPSTQKNSADAMEAVNRSDAHLFADPYAVLAEIAQDTGAKANISERNDGGAQNAGPASGASGGEAYRDPFAPDFWTEQVATPAAEASAERAAIEGEPAKPGDKTERSAKTDPVKAQEQQAKLAEQAPPVQLTPVPTARETAAKPGDAPKSDTNEAEAMAEAPKPKNEAPARETINDADAIRRELAEAIKSGGGALPDGLSVVATDKGVVISVTEQFDFGMFEIGSAVPRKQLVLAMEKIAKTLATHEGNISINGHTDARPFRGGGYDNWRLSTSRAHSAYYMLARAGLDEKRIVEVAGFADRKLRDKTEPFSATNRRIEILLERTE, from the coding sequence ATGAACGGTCCTGACGGCCCCGAGCCACGCCACGAGATCGTCATCGTCAGGCGTGCCCATTCCGACCATGACGACGGCCACCATGGCGGCGCCTGGAAGATCGCCTTCGCCGACTTCATGACGGCAATGATGTGCTTCTTCCTTGTCATGTGGCTGATCAGTGCCGCCAACGAGCAGACCAAGGCGGCTGTGGCGAGCTATTTCAACCCGGTCAAGCTGGTCGACCGCAACGCCAGCCGCAAGGGCCTCGAAGAGCTCGGCGATGGGCCCAACGCGGTCGGCCTGACCGCAGAGAACCCACAGGAGGCCAGCGCCAAGGCTGGCTCCGATGGCCGCGGCAATGCCGGTCCGTCGACGCAGAAGAACTCCGCCGATGCCATGGAAGCCGTCAACCGCTCCGACGCGCACCTGTTTGCCGACCCTTACGCCGTGCTCGCCGAAATCGCCCAGGACACCGGCGCCAAGGCCAATATCTCGGAACGCAACGATGGCGGCGCCCAGAACGCCGGCCCGGCCAGTGGCGCCTCGGGCGGCGAAGCCTATCGCGACCCGTTCGCGCCCGACTTCTGGACCGAGCAGGTCGCAACTCCGGCCGCCGAGGCAAGCGCCGAGCGGGCCGCGATCGAAGGCGAACCGGCAAAGCCCGGCGACAAGACCGAGCGTTCGGCCAAGACCGACCCGGTGAAGGCGCAGGAACAGCAAGCCAAGCTCGCCGAGCAGGCACCACCCGTTCAGCTGACGCCCGTTCCCACGGCGCGCGAGACCGCCGCCAAGCCGGGCGACGCACCCAAGAGCGATACCAACGAAGCCGAAGCTATGGCCGAGGCGCCAAAGCCCAAGAACGAAGCGCCGGCGCGCGAAACCATCAACGACGCCGATGCCATCAGGCGCGAACTCGCCGAGGCGATCAAGTCGGGCGGCGGCGCCTTGCCCGACGGTCTCTCGGTCGTCGCCACAGACAAGGGCGTCGTTATCTCGGTCACCGAGCAGTTCGACTTCGGCATGTTCGAGATCGGCTCCGCCGTGCCGCGCAAGCAGCTCGTGCTCGCCATGGAAAAGATCGCCAAGACACTTGCCACCCACGAAGGTAACATCTCAATCAACGGCCACACCGATGCGCGCCCGTTCCGCGGCGGCGGTTATGACAACTGGCGGCTGTCCACGTCGCGTGCCCATTCCGCCTACTACATGCTGGCCCGGGCCGGGCTCGACGAAAAGCGTATCGTCGAGGTTGCCGGTTTCGCCGACCGCAAGCTGAGGGACAAGACCGAGCCGTTCTCGGCCACCAACCGGCGCATCGAAATTCTGCTGGAGCGCACTGAATGA